The Sebastes umbrosus isolate fSebUmb1 chromosome 4, fSebUmb1.pri, whole genome shotgun sequence genome has a window encoding:
- the prpf18 gene encoding pre-mRNA-splicing factor 18 isoform X2, with protein sequence MDILKAEIARKRKLIEDKELVDDSKKFFKRSDLARKEQEDYFRRCGYKIAKKEEDEPSTSANPVLELELTEEKLPMTLSRQEVIRRLRERGEPVRLYAESDYDAFQRLRKIEILTPEVNKGLRNDLKAAMDKIDLQYLNEIVGGTEPGEVDTQHDLKVHEEHTTIEELEVLGKTLGKGDDNGDQDLIDKFLRFLLGVWAKDLNKREDHVKRSVQGKLASATHSQTESYLKPLFRKLRKKNLPADIKESITDIIKFMLEREYVKANDAYLQMAIGNAPWPIGVTMVGIHARTGREKIFSKHVAHVLNDETQRKYIQGLKRLMTICQKHFTTVPSKCVEYNAL encoded by the exons ATGGACATACTGAAAGCTGAGATCGCGAGGAAAAGAAAACTCATCGAAGACAAAGAGCTTGTTGAC GACTCCAAAAAATTCTTCAAAAGGTCCGATCTTGCACGCAAGGAACAAGAAGACTACTTCAGAAGATGTGGATATAAG ATTGCcaagaaagaagaagatgagCCATCCACGTCAGCTAATCCAGTGTTAGAACTGGAACTAACAGAAGAGAAGCTGCCGATGACACTGTCACGACAGGAG GTAATTCGACGACTCAGAGAACGAGGGGAACCAGTCCGACTGTACGCAGAGTCGGATTATGATGCTTTCCAGAGACTCAGGAAGATTGAGATTCTGACCCCAGAAGTGAACAAG GGCTTGAGGAATGACCTTAAAGCAGCCATGGACAAGATTGACTTGCAGTACCTGAATGAGATTGTCGGGGGAACAGAGCCAGGAGAGGTGGACACACAACACGACCTGAAAGTGCATGAAGAACACACCACGATAGAAGAATTGGAG GTTCTCGGTAAAACTCTGGGCAAAGGAGATGACAATGGAGACCAGGATCTTATCGACAAGTTTTTGAGG TTTCTTCTTGGTGTTTGGGCCAAAGATCTGAACAAACGAGAGGACCACGTGAAGAGAAGTGTTCAGGGCAAGCTGGCCAGCGCAACTCACTCACAGACTGAGTCGTACCTCAAACCTCTCTTCAGGAAGCTCAGGAAGAAG AATTTACCAGCTGACATCAAAGAGTCAATCACGGACATCATTAAATTCATGCTGGAAAGAGAATACGTCAAG GCAAATGATGCCTACCTGCAGATGGCCATTGGTAATGCTCCCTGGCCTATCGGTGTGACCATGGTGGGTATCCACGCTCGTACTGGGCGAGAAAAGATCTTCTCCAAGCATGTGGCCCACGTTCTCAACGACGAGACGCAGAGAAAATACATCCAG GGACTGAAGAGGCTAATGACGATCTGCCAGAAACACTTCACGACTGTTCCATCAAAGTGTGTCGAGTACAACGCTCTTTAA
- the prpf18 gene encoding pre-mRNA-splicing factor 18 isoform X1 has product MDILKAEIARKRKLIEDKELVDDSKKFFKRSDLARKEQEDYFRRCGYKVQRETPESQIAKKEEDEPSTSANPVLELELTEEKLPMTLSRQEVIRRLRERGEPVRLYAESDYDAFQRLRKIEILTPEVNKGLRNDLKAAMDKIDLQYLNEIVGGTEPGEVDTQHDLKVHEEHTTIEELEVLGKTLGKGDDNGDQDLIDKFLRFLLGVWAKDLNKREDHVKRSVQGKLASATHSQTESYLKPLFRKLRKKNLPADIKESITDIIKFMLEREYVKANDAYLQMAIGNAPWPIGVTMVGIHARTGREKIFSKHVAHVLNDETQRKYIQGLKRLMTICQKHFTTVPSKCVEYNAL; this is encoded by the exons ATGGACATACTGAAAGCTGAGATCGCGAGGAAAAGAAAACTCATCGAAGACAAAGAGCTTGTTGAC GACTCCAAAAAATTCTTCAAAAGGTCCGATCTTGCACGCAAGGAACAAGAAGACTACTTCAGAAGATGTGGATATAAG GTTCAGAGAGAGACTCCTGAGAGCCAG ATTGCcaagaaagaagaagatgagCCATCCACGTCAGCTAATCCAGTGTTAGAACTGGAACTAACAGAAGAGAAGCTGCCGATGACACTGTCACGACAGGAG GTAATTCGACGACTCAGAGAACGAGGGGAACCAGTCCGACTGTACGCAGAGTCGGATTATGATGCTTTCCAGAGACTCAGGAAGATTGAGATTCTGACCCCAGAAGTGAACAAG GGCTTGAGGAATGACCTTAAAGCAGCCATGGACAAGATTGACTTGCAGTACCTGAATGAGATTGTCGGGGGAACAGAGCCAGGAGAGGTGGACACACAACACGACCTGAAAGTGCATGAAGAACACACCACGATAGAAGAATTGGAG GTTCTCGGTAAAACTCTGGGCAAAGGAGATGACAATGGAGACCAGGATCTTATCGACAAGTTTTTGAGG TTTCTTCTTGGTGTTTGGGCCAAAGATCTGAACAAACGAGAGGACCACGTGAAGAGAAGTGTTCAGGGCAAGCTGGCCAGCGCAACTCACTCACAGACTGAGTCGTACCTCAAACCTCTCTTCAGGAAGCTCAGGAAGAAG AATTTACCAGCTGACATCAAAGAGTCAATCACGGACATCATTAAATTCATGCTGGAAAGAGAATACGTCAAG GCAAATGATGCCTACCTGCAGATGGCCATTGGTAATGCTCCCTGGCCTATCGGTGTGACCATGGTGGGTATCCACGCTCGTACTGGGCGAGAAAAGATCTTCTCCAAGCATGTGGCCCACGTTCTCAACGACGAGACGCAGAGAAAATACATCCAG GGACTGAAGAGGCTAATGACGATCTGCCAGAAACACTTCACGACTGTTCCATCAAAGTGTGTCGAGTACAACGCTCTTTAA
- the bend7 gene encoding BEN domain-containing protein 7, translating to MEFSERKRRRKSQSFKLVTDEDEDSAASYMMNSNCKDVNGEPKDAALPDVWLRDEGVEIKRQITGMMRLLSDKTGRVYQRVVTEQDSLTKEPQDRHLTWVHQPALSSLVSEDHQSNSWNSAGDPGPSPSSISTPIPNGPGCGQYSTRSKALRMLNNTKDLIKVNDANDVVPPAAPEAPCCMCNCKGTLQAILQELRAMRRLMQTQKASLERQEEAASPCQPRLGPGPAPRCRPRKRRPIYKVAPLTVSSARKAALGPLEASPPLLAAPAESGKREECEKERGSSTPNSHPVSSEVSVLPHQKNPVTVNSRHNPLLNQLREPQLLESEVRLAEDHDVYISKAQLDSILVNYTRSGSLLFRKLVCAFFDDTILANSLPNGKRKRGLNDNRKGLDQNIVGAIKVFTEKYCTEHRIEKLPGPRDWVQILQDQIKLARRRLKRDAAEVEEVLNGPSTSCDYNKPTSVEGTVVNMTG from the exons ATGGAGTTTAGTGaaaggaaaaggagaaggaaGTCTCAGAGCTTTAAACTGGTCACGGATGAAGATGAAG ATTCCGCCGCTTCATATATGATGAATTCCAACTGCAAAGATGTCAATGGAGAGCCTAAAGATGCTGCTTTGCCTGATG TTTGGCTGAGGGACGAGGGCGTGGAGATCAAGAGGCAAATCACAGGAATGATGAGGCTTCTGAGTGATAAGACCGGCAGGGTGTATCAGCGCGTGGTAACTGAGCAGGACAGCTTAACAAAGGAGCCCCAGGATAGGCATCTGACCTGGGTACATCAGCCTGCACTGTCATCTCTGGtgtcagaggatcaccagagCAACAGCTGGAACTCTGCAGGGGACCCGGGACCTTCACCTTCATCCATATCCACCCCCATCCCCAACGGTCCAGGCTGTGGTCAGTACAGCACCCGCTCCAAAGCCCTGAGGATGCTCAACAATACCAAGGATCTGATCAAAGTGAATGATGCTAACG ATGTAGTCCCTCCTGCTGCGCCAGAAGCCCCCTGCTGTATGTGTAACTGTAAGGGCACCTTGCAGGCTATTTTGCAGGAGCTGCGTGCTATGAGGAGGCTGATGCAGACTCAAAAAG CATCCTTGGAAAGACAAGAAGAGGCAGCGTCACCATGCCAACCTCGTCTCGGTCCAGGCCCCGCTCCTCGCTGTCGGCCCCGCAAGAGGAGGCCGATCTATAAGGTGGCACCACTGACTGTGTCTAGCGCTAGGAAAGCTGCTCTTGGCCCTCTGGAGGCGTCACCACCACTTCTAGCTGCACCTGCAGAATCTGGAAAGAGGGAGGAATGTGAGAAAGAGCGAGGCTCGTCTACACCCAACAGTCATCCCGTCTCCTCTGAGGTTTCTGTGCTGCCACATCAGAAAAATCCAGTAACTGTCAACAGCAGACACAACCCTCTCCTGAACCAGCTAAGGGAACCTCAGTTGTTAGAG TCTGAGGTGCGTCTTGCAGAGGATCATGACGTGTATATCTCAAAGGCTCAGCTAGACTCCATTCTGGTCAACTATACACGCTCCGGCAGCCTGCTGTTCCGGAAACTG gtgtgtgcCTTCTTTGACGACACTATTCTGGCTAACTCCTTGCCAAATGGTAAAAGGAAGAGAGGGCTCAATGACAACCGTAAGGGCTTGGACCAGAACATTGTGGGCGCCATTAAAG TGTTTACAGAGAAATACTGCACTGAACACAGAATAGAGAAGTTGCCCGGGCCACGAGACTGGGTTCAGATCCTTCAAGATCAGATCAAACTTGCCAGAAGGAGGCTGAAAAGAG ATGCTGCAGAAGTAGAAGAAGTCTTAAATGGACCTTCCACAA GCTGCGACTATAACAAGCCTACAAGTGTGGAGGGGACGGTGGTGAACATGACTGGTTGA